A window of the Isosphaera pallida ATCC 43644 genome harbors these coding sequences:
- the rplQ gene encoding 50S ribosomal protein L17 has protein sequence MRHRKAGRKFKRSPSHRRMLLRNLATDLLDHGRITTTLAKAKEVQPYTEKIITLAREGWNLNNFRRVLTVLTRREVAFRLFNEIGPRYKTRPGGYTRIYKLAKVRQGDCSAMAVISLVGEDETPSKPNLQGGASAAPRSQVASGV, from the coding sequence ATGCGTCACCGTAAAGCCGGCCGGAAGTTCAAACGCAGCCCTTCCCACCGCCGAATGCTCCTGCGCAACCTCGCCACCGATCTGCTGGACCACGGCCGAATCACCACCACCTTGGCCAAGGCCAAGGAAGTCCAACCCTACACCGAAAAAATTATCACCCTAGCGCGCGAGGGTTGGAATCTGAACAACTTTCGCCGCGTCTTGACCGTGTTGACCCGCCGCGAGGTGGCCTTCCGGCTGTTCAACGAGATCGGCCCCCGCTACAAGACCCGCCCCGGCGGCTACACCCGAATTTATAAACTCGCTAAGGTCCGTCAGGGTGATTGCTCGGCAATGGCCGTGATCTCGTTGGTGGGCGAGGACGAAACCCCCTCCAAGCCGAACCTTCAAGGCGGCGCGTCGGCAGCTCCGCGGTCACAAGTCGCCTCCGGCGTGTGA
- a CDS encoding HIT family protein yields MIHRAAPQGRPAMTEALSTPGSPYPLDRSNLFARIILGELPAAKVWESDLALAFLDINPAAPGHTLLVPKGSFASLMDLPDDLSAHLGRVLPRLCRAVKETTGADGINVIVNNGAAAGQVIFHVHYHIIPRFVQDGYRWPFAAHPYQGDAMEKMRAALADRLARETESAV; encoded by the coding sequence ATGATCCATCGCGCCGCCCCGCAAGGTCGCCCCGCCATGACCGAAGCCCTCTCCACCCCGGGCTCTCCCTATCCTCTGGATCGCTCCAACCTGTTCGCCCGGATCATTTTGGGCGAACTGCCGGCGGCCAAGGTGTGGGAGTCCGACTTGGCCTTGGCCTTTCTGGACATCAACCCCGCCGCGCCCGGACACACCCTCCTGGTGCCTAAAGGGTCGTTCGCCTCGCTGATGGACCTCCCTGACGATCTGTCCGCCCATCTGGGTCGGGTTCTCCCGCGGTTGTGCCGCGCCGTTAAGGAAACCACCGGGGCCGACGGGATCAACGTGATCGTCAACAACGGTGCGGCGGCCGGTCAGGTGATCTTCCACGTTCATTATCACATCATTCCACGCTTCGTCCAGGATGGTTATCGCTGGCCGTTCGCCGCCCATCCCTACCAGGGCGACGCGATGGAGAAAATGCGTGCCGCCTTGGCGGATCGTCTGGCCCGTGAGACCGAATCAGCCGTTTGA